A window of the Xiashengella succiniciproducens genome harbors these coding sequences:
- a CDS encoding BglII/BstYI family type II restriction endonuclease, whose translation MKIAQKYSHLNGEEYLIVHHNDLYKEIKQVIASIDADQFRTKISKEKRKIGNSLLSPIDLNEAFNTEFNKRKWAESRYNYYITLNRELMEKSVLMSAKEQKEFLIANGEKEPIYSYNQTDFVKDKIAVEVQFGKYAFVAFDLFVKHMLFYSGGVINLGIEILPTKKMQSQMSSGVAYYEGEVYNVMRQGRNSPPVPLLILGIEP comes from the coding sequence ATGAAAATAGCACAAAAATATTCGCACCTGAACGGAGAAGAATACCTTATCGTTCACCACAATGACCTTTACAAAGAAATTAAACAAGTTATTGCAAGTATTGACGCTGACCAATTCAGAACGAAAATCAGCAAGGAAAAAAGGAAAATCGGAAACAGTCTTTTATCCCCAATAGACTTGAACGAAGCGTTTAATACAGAGTTCAACAAAAGAAAATGGGCAGAAAGCAGATACAACTATTACATTACTCTCAACCGAGAATTAATGGAAAAAAGTGTGCTAATGTCTGCAAAAGAGCAAAAGGAATTTCTGATTGCCAACGGAGAGAAAGAACCAATTTATAGCTACAACCAAACGGACTTTGTGAAGGACAAAATTGCTGTTGAAGTTCAATTTGGCAAATATGCTTTTGTTGCGTTTGACTTGTTTGTAAAACATATGCTATTCTACTCTGGTGGTGTTATCAACTTAGGAATTGAAATTCTGCCGACAAAGAAAATGCAATCACAAATGAGTAGTGGCGTGGCTTATTACGAAGGAGAAGTTTACAACGTAATGCGACAAGGACGAAATAGCCCACCAGTTCCATTACTAATTTTAGGCATAGAACCATAA
- a CDS encoding DNA-methyltransferase has product MRVKEPLFDYISPDTDYAIKNGDCLSVLKKIEDGKFDLILTSPPYNVGKSYETKTSIEKYLETQEEIISELVRTLSDKGNLCWQVGNYVDKGEIFPLDIFYYQIFKKHGLKLRNRIVWHFGHGLHASNRFSGRYETLLWFSKTDDYIFNLDNVRVPSKYPGKRHFKGPKKGQPSGNPLGKNPSDIWEIIEQDWDKAMWDIPNVKSNHPEKTEHPCQFPIELVERCVLALTDEGSWVLDPFAGVGSTVIGAIKNNRNGMGIEKEKEYCKIANKRIEDLKEGKLKIRPINKPIHKPTGKDKVAQIPKEWAELAFVNGNGTNGH; this is encoded by the coding sequence ATGAGAGTAAAAGAGCCATTATTTGACTACATAAGCCCAGACACCGACTATGCTATAAAAAACGGTGACTGCTTATCCGTTCTCAAGAAAATTGAAGACGGCAAATTTGACCTCATTTTGACTTCACCACCATACAATGTGGGGAAATCTTATGAGACCAAGACAAGTATTGAAAAATACCTTGAAACACAGGAAGAAATCATTTCTGAACTCGTAAGGACACTTTCTGACAAGGGAAATCTTTGTTGGCAAGTTGGCAATTACGTTGACAAAGGAGAAATTTTCCCTCTTGACATATTTTACTACCAAATTTTCAAAAAGCACGGACTGAAACTTCGTAATCGTATTGTTTGGCATTTCGGACACGGACTTCACGCCAGCAACCGCTTTAGCGGACGTTATGAGACTTTACTTTGGTTTAGCAAAACAGACGACTATATTTTTAATCTGGACAATGTAAGAGTTCCTTCAAAGTATCCTGGCAAAAGACATTTCAAAGGTCCTAAAAAAGGACAACCATCTGGAAATCCACTTGGCAAAAATCCGAGTGATATTTGGGAAATAATCGAACAAGATTGGGACAAGGCAATGTGGGATATTCCGAATGTAAAATCAAATCATCCTGAAAAAACAGAACATCCTTGCCAGTTTCCTATTGAATTAGTTGAACGTTGCGTTTTGGCATTGACAGATGAAGGAAGTTGGGTGCTCGACCCATTTGCTGGTGTTGGCTCAACAGTAATTGGAGCAATTAAAAACAACCGCAACGGAATGGGAATTGAAAAAGAAAAAGAATATTGCAAAATCGCAAACAAAAGAATTGAAGACCTTAAAGAAGGGAAATTGAAAATAAGACCAATTAATAAACCAATCCACAAGCCGACAGGAAAAGATAAGGTTGCTCAAATACCAAAAGAATGGGCAGAACTTGCATTTGTAAACGGTAACGGAACAAACGGACACTAA
- a CDS encoding ABC transporter ATP-binding protein: MIKVENLTKVFRTEEVETLALNDISFEVAKGEFVAIMGPSGCGKSTLLNILGLLDNPTSGNYLLDGIEVGNLKEKERTRARKGKVGFVFQSFNLIEEMTVYENVELPLNYLKIRSSERKARVEEVLRRMNISHRANHFPNQLSGGQQQRVAIARAVIANPKLILADEPTGNLDSNNGTEVMKLLTELNREGSTIVMVTHSLHDASYAHRTINLFDGKIVPETQL; this comes from the coding sequence ATGATCAAGGTAGAAAACCTAACCAAGGTATTCCGAACCGAAGAAGTGGAGACTCTTGCACTAAATGATATATCATTTGAAGTGGCAAAAGGTGAATTCGTTGCAATAATGGGTCCATCCGGCTGCGGAAAATCCACACTGCTCAACATACTGGGTTTGCTTGATAATCCCACTTCTGGCAACTACCTCCTTGACGGGATAGAGGTAGGCAACCTGAAGGAAAAGGAAAGAACACGCGCACGAAAAGGCAAAGTCGGCTTTGTATTCCAAAGCTTCAACCTGATAGAGGAAATGACCGTTTATGAAAACGTTGAGCTCCCACTCAACTACCTTAAGATAAGGAGTTCAGAGCGCAAAGCCAGAGTAGAGGAAGTTCTACGCAGGATGAATATCAGTCACAGGGCTAATCACTTTCCCAACCAACTCTCGGGAGGTCAGCAGCAAAGGGTCGCCATAGCCCGAGCAGTTATCGCAAACCCAAAGCTAATTCTTGCCGATGAGCCTACAGGAAACCTTGACTCCAACAACGGAACTGAGGTAATGAAGCTGCTGACTGAACTTAATCGTGAGGGCAGCACTATAGTGATGGTTACTCACTCATTGCATGATGCTTCTTATGCGCATAGGACTATTAACCTATTCGATGGTAAAATAGTTCCCGAGACTCAGCTGTAG
- a CDS encoding energy transducer TonB, with protein sequence MSISSLYQALTTQFFESYNTHKRNCPYLGVGGHTNMKKLTYILILFSLIFLNQKAFGTAQIPDFLIYKGDTLSIYANPLEIYFDNHLRPDSLFAELGYNSTACWRGYIAYWELKNDSLFLLEVQGDSTKIDLSLIFEDRDTKSKIFADWYSYSILNPYGKLLHYEHMGYGSIYEFEKEFTFKNGIHTETKIYDNSKSRKSKFTENPELLKKYIQDNIDYSNITSEPYEKARVFVQILSVTAEGKIDSVNVIRGWDNERDKEAVRVVKSIPERDILYRRGEQFDLIWTIPVIFGKEE encoded by the coding sequence TTGTCTATATCATCGTTATATCAAGCACTTACAACACAATTTTTTGAATCATATAATACTCATAAACGCAATTGCCCCTATTTAGGTGTTGGCGGGCATACTAATATGAAGAAACTAACATACATATTGATTCTGTTTTCTTTGATCTTTTTAAATCAAAAAGCATTTGGGACTGCTCAGATTCCTGACTTCTTGATTTATAAAGGAGATACACTATCAATTTACGCAAATCCTCTTGAAATCTATTTTGATAATCACCTTAGACCAGATAGTCTTTTTGCTGAATTAGGTTACAACTCGACAGCTTGTTGGAGAGGTTACATTGCTTATTGGGAATTAAAGAATGACAGCTTATTCTTACTAGAAGTTCAAGGCGACTCAACTAAAATTGATTTGTCACTCATTTTCGAGGATAGAGATACCAAAAGCAAAATCTTCGCTGATTGGTATAGTTATTCAATCTTAAACCCTTACGGAAAATTGCTTCATTACGAACATATGGGATACGGTTCGATTTATGAGTTTGAGAAAGAATTTACATTTAAAAATGGCATTCATACTGAAACAAAGATTTACGATAACTCTAAGTCAAGAAAAAGTAAATTTACGGAGAATCCTGAGTTACTTAAAAAATACATTCAAGACAACATTGACTACTCAAATATCACCAGCGAACCTTATGAAAAAGCAAGAGTTTTTGTACAAATCTTAAGTGTAACAGCAGAAGGGAAAATTGATAGTGTTAATGTGATTCGTGGTTGGGATAATGAAAGAGATAAAGAAGCTGTTCGAGTTGTGAAATCTATTCCAGAAAGGGATATTTTATACAGACGAGGAGAACAGTTTGACCTAATTTGGACTATACCTGTGATATTTGGAAAAGAAGAATAA
- a CDS encoding tyrosine-type recombinase/integrase, with protein sequence MRKKTSLTIVERAMVLVPEFKSRAVKLEHQVVLRGQSASTLNNYIRRIALFVIHFEKLPEQVSEDEINEYLVALARDPKAPSRSSFKHMVYGLRYYYRLLGMNKKAIALPSLKQDTKLPIVLNQQELKMLFAAPTLLKHRIILTLIYSAGLRGQEVINLKISDIDFERMVIHIRQSKYKKDRIVPLSPTMAIGLEKYLRAENPHVWLFNGKEPDGRYSVKGLSWVMRENLKKTSIAKSVNLHSLRHSYATHLLEQGLNIVTLRDLLGHADISTTMIYLHIAQCQHINPHSPLDTLYGKALQKQA encoded by the coding sequence ATGAGAAAGAAAACAAGCTTAACTATTGTTGAGCGTGCCATGGTGCTTGTCCCTGAATTCAAGTCCAGGGCCGTGAAGCTGGAGCATCAGGTGGTACTTCGTGGCCAAAGCGCCAGCACCCTGAATAATTACATCAGGCGCATTGCCCTGTTTGTCATCCATTTTGAAAAATTACCCGAACAGGTTAGCGAAGACGAGATCAATGAGTACCTGGTTGCTTTGGCACGTGATCCCAAGGCGCCTTCGCGCAGCAGTTTCAAGCACATGGTTTACGGTCTTAGGTATTACTACCGTTTGTTGGGCATGAACAAAAAGGCCATTGCCCTGCCTTCATTGAAGCAGGACACCAAGTTGCCAATTGTCCTGAACCAACAGGAACTGAAAATGCTGTTTGCAGCACCTACACTGCTTAAACACCGGATAATCCTTACGCTCATTTATTCTGCCGGATTGCGAGGGCAAGAGGTCATCAATCTTAAAATATCAGATATTGACTTTGAACGCATGGTCATCCACATTCGCCAGAGCAAATACAAGAAAGACCGAATAGTTCCCTTGTCCCCTACTATGGCCATTGGACTCGAGAAGTATCTCAGAGCCGAGAACCCGCATGTTTGGCTGTTCAATGGCAAAGAGCCTGACGGTCGCTACAGCGTTAAAGGATTATCCTGGGTAATGCGGGAGAACCTTAAAAAGACCTCTATTGCCAAAAGTGTCAATCTTCATTCCTTACGGCATAGCTACGCAACGCATTTATTGGAGCAGGGATTAAACATCGTAACCTTAAGGGATTTATTGGGCCATGCCGACATTTCTACTACAATGATTTATCTTCATATTGCTCAGTGCCAGCACATAAACCCTCACAGCCCTTTAGATACCCTTTATGGAAAAGCACTGCAAAAGCAAGCATGA
- a CDS encoding alpha/beta hydrolase: MDAERSLLPVRSRCNGVAISLTKSPYDEHTLNEAHLRGRDFRFGLCTLLLAIFIYFSAFSQEISKETPIYSVKDGQELKMDIYSDDSAGAGLHPCLIFVFGGGFKDGTRDNEIYIDFFRYFVARGYIVASIDYRLGMKDTGAPGIFDTKPLQNAISLAVSDLYSATVYLLDNAGKLGIDSSLILISGSSAGAIAALQADYHLSNLHDIAAELPRDFRYAGVISFAGGVFSKEGVPDYKRGPAPTLFFHGSADKLVPYKQTRFMNLGMFGSHALAKAFRKKGYTYAFYSLKDVGHEAAEFPMSEMIPETESFISLLMLEGRTLMVDIDYIDPTRKPEMKVKPSDYY; this comes from the coding sequence ATGGATGCAGAAAGGTCCTTGTTACCTGTAAGGTCTCGCTGCAATGGAGTGGCTATTTCATTGACTAAGAGTCCTTATGATGAGCATACACTTAATGAGGCTCACCTAAGAGGGCGAGACTTTAGATTTGGACTTTGCACCTTGCTGCTTGCTATTTTCATATACTTTTCTGCTTTTTCACAGGAAATATCTAAGGAGACCCCCATCTATTCAGTGAAAGACGGACAGGAGCTGAAAATGGATATCTACAGTGATGATTCAGCCGGAGCCGGCTTACATCCATGCCTTATCTTTGTTTTCGGTGGTGGATTTAAGGATGGCACACGCGATAATGAGATATACATTGATTTTTTCAGGTATTTTGTCGCAAGGGGCTACATCGTGGCTTCTATAGATTACAGGCTAGGCATGAAAGATACAGGGGCCCCCGGGATATTTGATACCAAGCCTCTGCAGAATGCGATAAGTCTGGCTGTAAGCGATCTGTACTCGGCAACTGTTTATTTGCTGGATAATGCCGGCAAATTGGGCATAGACTCTTCATTGATACTGATAAGTGGATCCAGTGCAGGAGCTATTGCCGCACTGCAAGCTGACTATCACCTGAGCAACTTACACGACATTGCTGCAGAACTACCCCGTGACTTTCGTTATGCAGGTGTGATCTCCTTTGCTGGGGGCGTGTTCAGTAAAGAAGGGGTGCCTGATTATAAACGGGGACCCGCACCGACACTCTTCTTCCACGGAAGTGCCGATAAACTGGTTCCCTATAAGCAGACCCGCTTCATGAATCTTGGTATGTTTGGCTCTCACGCCCTTGCCAAGGCTTTTAGAAAGAAAGGCTACACTTATGCTTTTTACTCCTTAAAGGACGTAGGTCATGAGGCGGCTGAATTTCCAATGAGTGAGATGATTCCTGAGACCGAGTCTTTCATAAGTTTGCTAATGCTTGAAGGACGTACCTTAATGGTTGATATTGATTACATAGACCCAACCCGTAAGCCAGAAATGAAAGTTAAGCCATCAGATTATTATTAG
- a CDS encoding RNA-directed DNA polymerase has product MQTERFNKLRKATLSKIFEKKKLTDVWRKIVKNQLRSLDLRDLYDHYDFNFNIEERALAIRNEILNGTYKVSQPLIYRIEKKFGVCRHLVIPQPNDAVVLQTLVENIADKILSNQPSENAFYSRDKHNMAFPHEVKEYDMTWRQQWKKLQKQIYHFQDEKELIVVTDLSNYYDSIDLDELRKVFTSYSKIDEVLIDLLFRIIQEIAWKPDYLPYTKRGLPTTNIEGIRLLAHSFLFEIDEVIKQKTDNSFTRWMDDIVIGVDTKKEAIETISSVSDMLKTRGLALNLAKTDIYDEEQGFYHFQIEANRYIDSIEKTKKTDADYKKVCSELHKRFKKHFKDRGAKYWDKIAKRYITTYSKLHSKSLLSIITEKYIDHPGLRSHLLMYLSNIGYLKKSSEVVIEILDKIDIFDDLSLYQLCNLVTNWEIPVNDKSKAFLKEFEEKITAFSFKRKLPSDFYCVLWFKAKYNHPEDLYRFIDNYKNLWQTDTFLRRQVTAILSRLLISNNVKVEKLLYNQISSGITNTVTLANQILTFSKLNNTNSRLNFYLFPKNKQRPYPLSKFLVLCSVLNSEKVRTNSAIKKRVKESISDPYYLRWLDVQYNIN; this is encoded by the coding sequence ATGCAAACAGAAAGATTCAACAAACTAAGAAAAGCAACTCTCTCGAAAATTTTTGAGAAGAAAAAACTGACTGATGTTTGGAGAAAAATAGTCAAAAATCAGCTGAGAAGTCTTGATTTAAGAGACCTCTATGACCACTACGATTTCAATTTCAATATTGAAGAAAGAGCTCTTGCAATTAGAAATGAAATCTTAAACGGAACGTATAAAGTTTCACAGCCATTAATATATCGAATCGAAAAGAAGTTTGGTGTTTGCCGACATTTAGTTATTCCTCAACCAAATGATGCTGTCGTTTTACAGACCTTAGTCGAAAACATAGCAGACAAAATCCTTTCAAACCAACCATCGGAGAATGCTTTTTATTCTCGAGACAAGCACAATATGGCTTTTCCTCACGAAGTAAAAGAGTACGATATGACTTGGAGACAACAATGGAAGAAACTTCAAAAACAGATTTATCATTTTCAAGATGAGAAGGAATTAATAGTAGTAACTGACCTTTCAAATTACTACGACAGTATTGATTTAGATGAATTAAGAAAAGTATTTACCAGTTATAGTAAAATTGACGAAGTTTTAATTGACCTACTTTTTAGGATAATTCAAGAAATTGCTTGGAAACCTGATTACTTACCTTACACAAAACGAGGGTTACCAACAACAAATATTGAGGGAATTAGACTTTTAGCTCATTCATTCCTTTTTGAAATTGACGAAGTAATTAAACAAAAAACAGACAATAGCTTCACAAGATGGATGGATGACATCGTAATTGGAGTTGATACAAAAAAAGAAGCAATAGAAACTATAAGTTCTGTTTCAGACATGCTCAAAACAAGAGGTCTTGCTTTGAACCTTGCGAAAACAGATATCTATGACGAAGAGCAAGGATTTTATCATTTTCAAATAGAAGCTAATAGATACATCGACAGTATCGAAAAGACAAAGAAAACTGATGCTGACTATAAAAAGGTTTGTTCTGAGTTACATAAACGATTCAAAAAGCATTTTAAAGATAGAGGAGCAAAATATTGGGATAAAATTGCTAAACGATACATAACCACATACAGCAAACTACATTCAAAATCCTTATTGTCTATTATAACCGAAAAATACATAGACCATCCAGGGTTAAGGAGCCATTTACTTATGTATTTGTCAAATATTGGTTATCTAAAAAAGTCATCTGAGGTCGTAATTGAAATTCTTGACAAGATTGATATTTTTGATGATTTGTCTCTTTATCAATTATGCAACCTTGTTACTAATTGGGAAATTCCAGTAAACGATAAATCCAAAGCATTTTTAAAAGAGTTCGAGGAAAAAATAACTGCATTTTCGTTCAAACGTAAGTTGCCTTCTGACTTTTATTGTGTGCTATGGTTCAAAGCAAAATATAACCATCCAGAAGACTTGTACAGATTTATAGATAATTACAAAAACCTATGGCAGACAGATACATTTTTAAGAAGACAAGTAACAGCTATTTTATCAAGACTTCTTATTTCAAACAATGTGAAAGTTGAAAAACTACTTTACAATCAGATTTCTTCCGGAATCACAAATACAGTAACATTAGCAAATCAAATTTTGACTTTTTCGAAGTTAAACAACACGAATAGTCGATTGAACTTTTACTTGTTTCCTAAAAACAAACAAAGACCTTATCCTCTTTCCAAATTTTTAGTCCTATGCTCTGTTTTGAATTCTGAAAAAGTAAGGACAAATAGTGCAATCAAAAAAAGAGTAAAAGAAAGTATTTCTGACCCTTATTATTTAAGGTGGTTGGACGTACAGTATAACATAAATTAA
- a CDS encoding ABC transporter permease, with protein sequence MKQFVRNFKRQKVAGTLNLIGLGIGIAVALIIGLWTINELSFDNFHERGDRMYRVTQSFVMNENEITAATSFKPLGELAINQISGIEAMCRVVKKTDGVIIDNELHLGMTNLVCDSNFFTFFTFPLKDGDPAYVLSNSDKVVISESAARRLFPDVDPIGRRLFFHTQDFTVSGVMFDMPSNSHIQADIVFPLFADYKESQWDSGFSYDTYFILNENAVIPTIEEQLLEIGKFGVPSFLREGKIGIELQHLRDIHFGKGDAEFDSAIKGNKKELYTLLVIALVILVVSSVNFSNLFVSITFVRAKGIGIKKAHGAEKCRLVKDFYLETLMYVLLALAGALLICLVLLPVFNAHMGTETRIDLKDPLLYLFMVAIIIVTCLMAGTIPALKLTTIGITDTLSGRFKREQLTLLRKLLVVFQFTASICLLVIVLFINKQIRFIQAYDLGFDNENIVYVWGWGDFGSDYKSLKNEMMDNPYIVDVAMKQYDLPLWSGNGIGVRNRETGQSVLMDLAEISANYFDFFGVEFVAGENPFRDDRPFVRECVINERAAEVLGLTDPIDKTIQFVSVGGKLAEEEGQPYIVKGVIRDAYFKSLHHAPEPQVFLPLSREQSNPIFFKITGNPIMAINAIEKEWKEKAQNDSFEYYFLDETYQQQYERERSIRRILNIALIVTIAISISGLFSITFHESQRRMKELAIRKVNGATTEGLIHLLNKDLIRLYAIAFPLASVIAVLFLKNWLKSFIVKVPMEPGLFVLAGVLTLAAGLITVSGQTWKAASANPADLLKTE encoded by the coding sequence ATGAAGCAGTTTGTAAGAAACTTCAAAAGGCAAAAAGTAGCAGGTACGCTCAATCTTATTGGTCTTGGGATCGGTATTGCAGTTGCTCTGATTATCGGGCTCTGGACTATAAACGAATTAAGCTTTGACAACTTCCACGAACGGGGGGATCGGATGTATCGAGTTACCCAGTCCTTTGTGATGAACGAAAATGAGATTACTGCCGCAACTTCGTTCAAACCTCTTGGGGAACTTGCTATTAACCAGATATCGGGTATTGAGGCAATGTGCCGGGTAGTGAAGAAAACGGATGGTGTAATCATTGATAATGAATTACACTTAGGTATGACCAATTTGGTATGTGACAGTAATTTCTTCACATTCTTTACTTTCCCTCTTAAGGATGGTGATCCGGCATATGTTCTAAGTAATAGTGATAAGGTTGTAATTAGTGAATCAGCTGCCCGAAGACTGTTTCCGGATGTCGATCCAATCGGGCGCCGTCTCTTTTTTCATACACAAGATTTCACTGTATCGGGTGTTATGTTCGACATGCCATCCAATTCCCACATACAGGCAGATATAGTCTTCCCTCTTTTCGCAGATTACAAAGAAAGTCAATGGGACAGCGGTTTTAGTTATGACACTTATTTCATACTCAACGAGAATGCTGTTATCCCTACCATTGAGGAGCAGCTTTTGGAAATCGGCAAATTCGGTGTCCCTTCCTTTCTAAGGGAAGGGAAAATCGGGATTGAATTGCAGCATTTGAGAGATATCCATTTCGGAAAGGGTGATGCCGAATTCGACAGTGCCATTAAAGGTAACAAGAAAGAGCTTTATACCCTCCTTGTAATAGCCCTGGTAATACTTGTTGTGTCCTCGGTCAACTTCTCCAACCTCTTTGTATCAATTACCTTCGTCAGAGCAAAGGGGATAGGAATAAAAAAAGCTCATGGTGCTGAAAAATGCCGGCTTGTTAAGGATTTCTATCTAGAAACCCTTATGTATGTACTATTGGCACTTGCCGGTGCACTTTTGATCTGCCTTGTGCTCCTACCTGTATTCAATGCCCATATGGGAACAGAAACCCGTATTGACCTTAAAGATCCTCTCCTCTATCTTTTTATGGTAGCCATAATTATTGTAACCTGCCTAATGGCAGGTACAATTCCTGCTCTAAAACTAACAACTATCGGAATCACCGATACCCTGTCGGGAAGGTTCAAGAGGGAGCAACTCACGTTGCTTCGCAAACTGCTTGTCGTTTTCCAGTTTACTGCTTCCATTTGCCTGCTTGTTATTGTACTATTTATAAACAAGCAGATACGGTTTATCCAGGCATATGACCTGGGTTTTGACAACGAAAATATTGTCTATGTATGGGGCTGGGGAGACTTTGGCTCTGATTACAAGAGCCTGAAAAATGAGATGATGGACAATCCCTACATAGTGGATGTTGCAATGAAGCAGTACGACCTGCCTCTTTGGTCGGGAAATGGTATCGGAGTAAGAAACAGGGAGACAGGGCAATCTGTATTAATGGACCTCGCAGAGATTAGTGCCAACTATTTTGACTTTTTTGGAGTTGAGTTTGTTGCAGGCGAGAACCCTTTCCGAGATGATAGACCTTTTGTAAGAGAATGTGTTATCAATGAGAGAGCCGCAGAAGTCTTGGGATTAACCGATCCCATTGACAAAACCATCCAGTTTGTTTCCGTTGGAGGCAAGCTGGCTGAAGAAGAAGGTCAACCATATATTGTAAAGGGAGTTATCAGGGATGCCTATTTCAAGTCCCTGCACCATGCTCCTGAACCACAAGTCTTTCTGCCCTTGTCACGCGAACAGAGCAATCCCATTTTCTTTAAAATTACGGGCAATCCCATTATGGCAATAAATGCTATTGAAAAGGAATGGAAGGAAAAGGCGCAAAATGATTCTTTCGAGTATTATTTCCTTGATGAGACATACCAACAACAATATGAAAGGGAGCGTAGTATCAGGAGAATACTAAATATTGCACTGATAGTAACTATTGCTATAAGCATTAGTGGTTTATTCTCGATTACCTTCCATGAGTCTCAGAGGAGGATGAAGGAACTTGCTATCAGAAAAGTGAACGGTGCAACGACGGAAGGGCTTATCCACCTGCTCAATAAAGACCTCATCAGGTTGTATGCCATAGCCTTCCCACTGGCATCTGTTATTGCAGTATTATTCCTTAAAAACTGGCTTAAGAGTTTTATTGTCAAAGTTCCTATGGAACCAGGTCTCTTTGTTTTGGCCGGGGTGCTGACTCTGGCTGCCGGATTAATCACAGTAAGCGGTCAGACATGGAAAGCAGCTTCAGCTAATCCGGCGGATTTGCTGAAGACTGAATGA
- a CDS encoding IS91 family transposase translates to MEKHCKSKHELAHIVRQFGKSLLQSGELSPKQIKVLYNILQCRTASLGGHEQVCKDCGVIHYSYNSCRDRHCPKCQGTKQALWIEKLMKSTLAVKHYHIIFTVPHELNQIYLWDRRLYCNILFRAASRTLHSFGYTHYGCETGAVAVLHTWGQNLSLHPHLHCIVPAAGYSLSGKWRHIGKYDNYLYPVHQLSAAFKGKFLDSIKRELRKLSAMDGFKVCLEKAHQKKWVVYCEPSMAGAEHVIRYLGQYTHRIAISNQRILNVDPTHVTFVAKDYRDRAQKKPVSLTGEEFLRRFSLHVMPDGYVRIRRFGIYHHSTKLHLDLQFVPDEKPDIEQMAADQNDETASERILRLTGFDLTKCPHCKEGRLIVIRTLPRIRSPAGNLPSLLFAKLQ, encoded by the coding sequence ATGGAAAAGCACTGCAAAAGCAAGCATGAATTGGCTCACATTGTCCGCCAATTTGGGAAATCCTTGTTGCAGAGCGGTGAGCTATCCCCCAAACAAATCAAGGTTTTGTACAACATCCTCCAGTGCCGCACAGCCTCTTTGGGTGGTCATGAGCAGGTTTGTAAGGATTGTGGTGTGATACACTACAGTTACAACAGCTGTCGAGACCGCCATTGTCCCAAGTGCCAGGGAACCAAACAGGCTCTTTGGATTGAGAAGCTGATGAAATCAACACTTGCGGTGAAACACTACCACATCATTTTCACGGTACCTCATGAGCTCAACCAGATTTATCTGTGGGACAGAAGGCTTTATTGCAACATCTTGTTCCGTGCTGCCAGCCGTACGCTGCACAGCTTCGGTTATACACATTACGGTTGTGAAACCGGAGCCGTTGCGGTGTTGCACACTTGGGGGCAGAACCTTTCTCTGCATCCGCATTTGCACTGCATTGTCCCGGCAGCCGGTTATTCCTTGTCGGGGAAATGGCGCCATATCGGCAAATATGATAATTATCTGTATCCGGTGCACCAGTTGAGTGCTGCCTTTAAAGGCAAATTTCTAGACAGCATAAAAAGGGAGCTGCGAAAACTTTCTGCAATGGATGGCTTTAAAGTCTGCTTAGAGAAGGCCCATCAAAAAAAGTGGGTGGTCTATTGCGAGCCCTCTATGGCAGGTGCCGAGCATGTTATCAGGTATCTGGGGCAATACACCCATCGCATTGCCATCAGCAACCAGCGGATCTTGAACGTTGATCCAACACACGTAACTTTCGTAGCTAAAGACTACCGGGACCGGGCACAAAAGAAACCGGTATCACTGACCGGCGAAGAGTTTCTGCGTAGATTCTCTTTGCATGTAATGCCCGATGGTTATGTGCGTATTCGTCGATTCGGCATTTATCATCACTCTACAAAGCTTCATCTGGATTTACAATTTGTGCCCGATGAAAAGCCCGACATTGAGCAGATGGCAGCTGACCAAAACGATGAAACGGCCTCAGAGCGCATTTTAAGGCTGACTGGATTTGACCTAACCAAATGTCCGCATTGCAAAGAGGGACGTCTGATTGTCATTAGAACCTTACCCAGGATACGGTCACCCGCAGGAAATCTGCCCTCATTGCTTTTTGCGAAGTTGCAGTAA